TTATGGCAGGAGGGGCATACGGCACATGCAGATGCAGAGTCTTGCCAGGAAGAGACCTTAAAGATGCTAAACGTCTACGAAGAATTTGCAAGGAACGTACTTGCGATTCCGGTCATAATAGGGCAAAAGAGCGAAAAAGAGAAGTTTGCCGGTGCAGTTAAGACATATACGATGGAAGCTATGATGCAAGATGGGAAAGCACTTCAAATGGGAACTTCTCATAATTTGGGGCAGCATTTTGCAAAAGTGTTCGACGTTCAGTTTTTAGATAAAGACGGTGTTTTAAAATACGTACACCAGACTTCGTGGGGCACGTCTACCCGAATGATTGGCGGAGTAATAATGGTACATGGCGATGACAGAGGCCTAAAGCTTCCGCCTAAGATAGCACCTATACAGGTAATAGTCGTTCCGATCGCCGCACATAAAGAAGGCGTACTTGATAAAGCGTACGAAGTTTTAAAAGCTTTAAGAGATTCAGGTATTCGTGCAGAAATAGACGTAAGGGAGCAAAGCCCAGGATGGAAGTTTAACGAATGGGAGTTAAAAGGCGTTCCTATACGCGTTGAAATAGGGCCTAAAGATATAGCAAATAATTCCGCATTGGTATTTAGAAGAGACACGTTTGAAAAGCTAAGTATTTCACTTGATAATTTGGATGCATCGATTAAAAAGCTTCTTCAGGATATACATGAGAACATGTTGAAAACTGCTCTTGCCGCGCGTGAAGA
The DNA window shown above is from Eubacteriales bacterium and carries:
- the proS gene encoding proline--tRNA ligase, whose translation is MGSKEKEFVKELTDRKEDFPRWYTDVVMKTDLADYSEVKGCMVIKPYGYGMWELIQHEMDTRFKATGHKNAYFPLFIPESLLKKEQEHVEGFAPEVAWVTHGGDEKLAERICVRPTSETIICSMYSKWIQSYRDLPMLLNQWCNVVRWEKSTRPFLRTSEFLWQEGHTAHADAESCQEETLKMLNVYEEFARNVLAIPVIIGQKSEKEKFAGAVKTYTMEAMMQDGKALQMGTSHNLGQHFAKVFDVQFLDKDGVLKYVHQTSWGTSTRMIGGVIMVHGDDRGLKLPPKIAPIQVIVVPIAAHKEGVLDKAYEVLKALRDSGIRAEIDVREQSPGWKFNEWELKGVPIRVEIGPKDIANNSALVFRRDTFEKLSISLDNLDASIKKLLQDIHENMLKTALAAREEKTYTAKNFDEFKEGIIDKKGFVRALWCEDRECEDAIKEKTGATTRCMPFDQGEVNGVCVHCGKPAKKVTYFARAY